Proteins encoded together in one Marinithermus hydrothermalis DSM 14884 window:
- the nuoK gene encoding NADH-quinone oxidoreductase subunit NuoK — MTYYLLLSAALFTIGVYGLLVRRTAILLFLSIELMLNAANLGLVTFARAYGDIAAQSVAFLVIAIAAAEVAVGLGIIVAVFRTRASTVVDELRHLRG, encoded by the coding sequence ATGACCTACTACCTGCTCCTCTCCGCTGCGCTCTTCACCATCGGCGTGTACGGCCTGCTCGTGCGGCGCACCGCGATCCTCTTGTTCCTCTCCATCGAGTTGATGCTGAACGCGGCCAACCTCGGCCTCGTCACCTTCGCGCGCGCGTACGGGGATATTGCCGCGCAGTCGGTGGCCTTCCTCGTGATCGCGATCGCCGCGGCTGAGGTCGCGGTGGGCTTGGGCATCATCGTGGCTGTCTTCCGCACGCGGGCCTCGACCGTGGTCGATGAGCTGCGGCACCTCAGGGGGTAA
- the nuoL gene encoding NADH-quinone oxidoreductase subunit L, with product MLLLTILLPLLGFVLLGLFGRRMREPWPGVLASALVFASFALSVGLLLGGGARFVLEDWLPGIPFSLVLDSLSGFMALIVTGIGFLIHVYAIGYMAGDPGFSRFFAYLNLFIAMMMTLVLADAYPVMFIGWEGVGLASYLLIGFWYTERTNADSARKAFIVNRIGDLGFLLGMAILYTTFGTLSISELREAIEGSLVLPAGLSLAGALLFIGAIGKSAQVPLMVWLPDAMAGPTPVSALIHAATMVTAGVYLLARSSFLYAVLPDVSYAIAVIGLITALYGALSALGQWDIKRIVAYSTVSQLGYMFLAAGVGAYWIALFHVMTHAFFKALLFLSSGSVIHALGGEQDVRRMGGLKAHLPRTHLHGLIGALALAGFPLLSGFWSKDAILTATLTYPFGGAGFYAVALFTAFLTAVYAMRWYVLVFQGTYRGAAHPHEAPRVMTLPNDLLALGALFSGFLALPAPLWNRLEPFLATSLAELEARHLELATEWGLILLSALVALVGVFVGYRTFTAARLPRWYETFQAWSAEAFYVDRVYNAVIVTPLKELAYALGLADRALDAGYVRGAGGVGVLGRALAALQHGYVRVYAAFMALALAVVLLWGVVR from the coding sequence ATGCTGCTCTTGACGATCCTCTTACCGCTGTTGGGGTTTGTTTTGCTGGGCCTGTTTGGCCGGCGCATGCGGGAGCCCTGGCCGGGCGTGCTCGCCTCGGCGCTGGTCTTCGCGAGCTTTGCCCTCTCCGTAGGGCTGCTCCTTGGGGGCGGGGCCCGTTTCGTCCTCGAGGACTGGCTGCCGGGCATTCCCTTCAGCTTGGTCCTGGACTCCCTCTCCGGCTTCATGGCCTTGATCGTGACCGGGATCGGGTTCTTGATCCACGTGTACGCGATCGGGTACATGGCGGGCGACCCGGGGTTCAGCCGCTTTTTCGCGTACCTGAACCTGTTCATCGCCATGATGATGACCCTGGTCCTGGCCGACGCGTACCCGGTCATGTTCATCGGCTGGGAGGGGGTGGGCCTCGCCTCCTACCTCCTGATCGGGTTCTGGTACACGGAGCGCACCAACGCCGACTCGGCCCGCAAGGCCTTCATCGTGAACCGCATCGGCGACCTGGGGTTCTTGCTGGGCATGGCGATCCTGTACACCACCTTCGGGACCCTTTCGATTAGCGAGCTGCGCGAGGCCATCGAGGGCAGCCTGGTCCTTCCGGCGGGGCTTTCGCTCGCGGGGGCCTTGCTCTTCATCGGGGCGATCGGGAAGAGCGCCCAGGTGCCCCTCATGGTGTGGTTGCCGGACGCGATGGCGGGCCCCACGCCGGTCTCCGCCCTGATCCACGCGGCCACCATGGTGACCGCGGGCGTTTACCTCCTGGCGCGCTCGAGCTTCCTGTACGCGGTGCTGCCGGACGTCTCGTACGCGATCGCCGTGATCGGCCTCATCACCGCCCTCTACGGGGCGCTCTCGGCCCTGGGGCAGTGGGACATCAAGCGCATCGTCGCGTACTCCACGGTCAGCCAGCTCGGGTACATGTTCCTCGCCGCGGGGGTGGGGGCGTACTGGATCGCGCTGTTCCACGTGATGACGCACGCCTTCTTCAAGGCGCTGCTCTTCCTCTCCTCCGGTTCGGTGATCCACGCCTTGGGAGGCGAGCAGGACGTGCGCAGGATGGGCGGGCTTAAGGCGCACTTACCCCGCACGCACCTGCACGGTCTCATCGGGGCGCTGGCCCTCGCGGGCTTCCCGCTCCTCTCGGGGTTTTGGTCCAAGGACGCGATCCTCACCGCGACGCTCACCTACCCCTTCGGCGGCGCGGGCTTCTACGCCGTCGCGCTCTTCACGGCCTTCCTCACCGCGGTGTACGCGATGCGCTGGTACGTCCTGGTCTTCCAGGGCACCTACCGCGGCGCGGCGCACCCCCACGAAGCGCCCCGCGTCATGACCCTGCCCAACGACCTCCTCGCCCTAGGGGCGCTCTTCTCGGGCTTCCTCGCCCTGCCCGCGCCCCTGTGGAACCGCCTCGAGCCCTTCCTCGCGACCTCCCTGGCGGAGCTCGAGGCGCGCCACCTCGAGCTCGCGACCGAGTGGGGGCTGATCCTGCTCTCGGCTCTGGTCGCGCTCGTGGGGGTGTTCGTGGGGTACCGGACCTTCACGGCCGCAAGGCTGCCGCGCTGGTACGAGACCTTCCAGGCCTGGAGCGCAGAAGCCTTCTACGTGGATCGCGTCTATAACGCCGTGATCGTGACGCCCCTCAAGGAACTCGCGTACGCGCTGGGCCTGGCGGACCGCGCCTTGGACGCCGGGTACGTGCGCGGCGCGGGCGGTGTGGGAGTGTTGGGCCGGGCGCTTGCGGCCCTCCAGCACGGGTACGTGCGGGTGTACGCGGCCTTCATGGCGTTGGCCCTCGCGGTCGTTCTTCTGTGGGGGGTGGTGCGGTGA
- a CDS encoding complex I subunit 4 family protein: MIHLFVFLPALAGLVALFAPGMARRLGIVASGLTFLIGLGLFAQYPGEGYAFVTQTPLLEPVGVYYALGLDGTSLALALAIALVTFAGLIVLRDVPGRMVALALLMETGLLGIVSSLDLILFYVFYEATLIPSMLMLGLFGGQNRVRALVKFALFTLTGSLLMLAAILAARYLGGAESFLLEDLLAHRLDGAAAVWAFAAFALAFLVKTPLFPVHTWLPDFHAENHPSGLADVMGTLYKVGLYGFFRWAMPLFPAGFAEFQGLLLALAAVTALYGAWVAFAQTDWKRLLAYGALSHMGVGALGLFSGTEEGAIGAIFLLAASSVYTGALFLFAGMMHRRFGTLELTPTRGLAQHAPALAAFTLILVLAMVGLPGLAGFPGEFMSLLGAWQASPWLTLVGFSAVIASAAYALTAYQRVFHETPERPAGDLSRREWAFAVLATLGIVLLGVYPKVFSAVIEPSAQVFAQLVGGGL, encoded by the coding sequence GTGATTCACCTCTTCGTCTTCCTACCGGCCCTCGCGGGCCTCGTGGCCCTTTTCGCGCCGGGCATGGCGCGGCGCTTGGGGATCGTAGCCTCCGGCCTTACCTTCCTGATCGGCCTGGGCCTCTTCGCGCAGTACCCCGGTGAGGGGTACGCCTTCGTCACCCAGACGCCCTTGCTCGAGCCGGTCGGGGTGTACTACGCCCTGGGGCTGGACGGAACCTCCCTGGCGCTGGCCCTCGCCATCGCGTTGGTGACCTTCGCGGGCCTCATCGTGCTGCGGGACGTGCCGGGGCGCATGGTGGCCCTGGCGCTTTTGATGGAGACGGGCCTCCTCGGGATCGTCTCGAGCCTGGACCTGATCCTCTTCTACGTCTTCTACGAGGCGACCCTGATCCCCAGCATGCTGATGCTGGGCTTGTTCGGGGGGCAGAACCGGGTCCGCGCCCTCGTGAAGTTCGCGCTCTTCACCCTGACCGGTAGCCTCCTGATGCTCGCCGCGATCCTCGCGGCGCGGTATTTGGGCGGCGCGGAAAGCTTCCTGCTCGAGGACCTCCTCGCGCACCGTCTCGATGGGGCCGCGGCAGTCTGGGCCTTCGCCGCGTTCGCCCTGGCCTTCCTCGTGAAGACCCCGCTCTTCCCGGTGCACACCTGGCTTCCGGACTTCCACGCGGAGAACCACCCTTCGGGCCTCGCGGACGTGATGGGCACCCTGTACAAGGTGGGCCTGTACGGCTTCTTCCGTTGGGCCATGCCCTTGTTCCCCGCGGGGTTCGCTGAGTTCCAGGGGCTGCTCCTCGCGCTCGCCGCGGTGACCGCGCTGTACGGCGCGTGGGTTGCGTTTGCGCAGACCGACTGGAAGCGGCTTTTGGCCTACGGGGCGCTTTCGCACATGGGGGTAGGGGCCCTGGGGCTGTTTAGCGGCACGGAGGAAGGCGCGATCGGGGCGATCTTCCTGCTCGCGGCCTCCTCGGTGTACACCGGCGCGCTCTTCCTCTTCGCGGGCATGATGCACCGGCGGTTCGGCACCCTCGAGCTCACGCCTACGCGCGGCTTGGCGCAGCACGCGCCGGCCCTCGCGGCCTTCACCTTGATCCTGGTGCTCGCGATGGTGGGGCTGCCTGGCCTCGCGGGCTTCCCCGGGGAGTTCATGAGCCTCTTGGGGGCGTGGCAGGCCTCGCCGTGGCTGACCCTCGTAGGCTTTTCCGCGGTCATCGCTTCGGCAGCGTACGCCCTCACCGCGTACCAGCGGGTCTTCCACGAGACGCCGGAGCGCCCCGCGGGGGACCTTTCGCGGCGCGAGTGGGCGTTCGCGGTGCTGGCCACCTTGGGGATCGTGCTGCTGGGGGTGTACCCGAAGGTGTTTAGCGCGGTGATCGAACCGAGCGCGCAGGTCTTCGCGCAGCTCGTGGGGGGTGGGTTGTGA